The Cuculus canorus isolate bCucCan1 chromosome 3, bCucCan1.pri, whole genome shotgun sequence DNA window GAGAGGTGGGAGGCACCCCGGGGGTGGCAGTGGGGTCCCTGAGAGGGCAGTGGGGTGATGGGTGGGGGGCAATGGAGGTCCCTAGAGAGACCCTGGGTGGGGAGCAGTGgcaggggtccctggggtggcaATGAAGGTCTCTGGGGGGGATTGATGGGGGTCGTTGGGGAGACTGTGGTGGGGATCCCTCGAGGTGGCAATGAAGGTCCCTGGGAGGGTGATGGTGGAGGTCCCCAGCAGGTCCCAAGAGGGCAGTGGGGGGTGGTCCCTAAAGCAAATGGGGTCCCTGGGGCGATGAAGATCTGCGAGGGGGGCAGTGAGAGGGTCCCACGGTGGGGGcattgggggcactgggggtccCTAGGTCAGTGTGGAGGTGGTTCTGTGAGTGTCCTGGGAAGGGATGTGGGTTCCAGGGGTTTGTGAcactgtccccctccccaggccATCAAGGCACTGAAGGAAGAGCACGTCCAGACAGTGCTGATCAACCCCAACATTGCAACGGTGCAGACGTCAAAGGGGCTGGCGGACAGGGTCTACTTCCTGCCCATCACCCCCCAGTACGTCACCCAGGTGAGAGCCACGGcacgggggtgggggggttcACCTGGAGCATgaaatgggggtggggggcatgGGGACAGTGGGTCTTTGGGACTGGAGGATGAgaaatggggctgggggctgcccaGAGGTGGGGGGGAGAGCCAGGACTGCCATGGGTCCCTGCCCTGTGGGTGCAGTGGCTGCTATGGGTCCCCACCCAATGGGTTTGGTGGCTGCCACATCACTCCTGCCCCATGGATGTGGTAGCTGCTGTGGGTCCCCACCCCATGGGCTTGGTGGCCACCGCATCCCCCCTACCCCACGGCACATGCCCTTCAGGTGATCCGGAACGAGCGCCCCGATGGTGTGCTGCTGACGTTTGGTGGGCAGACGGCGCTCAACTGTGgtgtggagctgcagaaggCGGGCGTGCTGGAACGGTACAACGTGCGTGTGCTCGGCACCCCCGTCGCCTCCATCGAGATGACGGAGGACCGCAAGGTCTTCgttgagaagatggaggagatcGGCGAGCACGTGGCACCTAGCGAGGCTGCCGCCTCCCTGGAGCAGGTCTGGTGGGATGGGAGGCAGCTCCTGGGCAGGGTGTTGTCCTCTCTCggggcaggatggggggcaGCACTGTGCGTGTgatggggcaggatgggagTGGCTCCGGGGCAGAGTGCTGTGCCCGctggtgcagggatgggggaggatGGGGGCTGGGATAGGAGGCAGCTTtgggggtcaggatggggcaggatgaggggcaggATGTGGTGTAGGCTGGGGGTCAGTGTGGGAGAGGCTTGATCAGGATGGAGGCAGCTCTGGGAGTGGGGTGGGTGACAGGATGTGGGGCAGCTCCCAGGCAGGATGGGGCAAGATgaggggcaggatgtggggaaGCTTCTGACAGATGCTGTCATCCCCTGAGCTCCCACAGTGACGCTGTTTCTCCCCGCaggcactggcagcagcagagcggTTGGGGTACCCGGTGCTGGTGCGCTCAGCTTACGCGCTGGGGGGCCTGGGCTCTGGCTTCGCCAGCAACCGGGAGGAATTGGTGGCACTGGTGAGCCAGGCGTTCGCCCACACCTCTCAGGTCCTGGTGGATAAGTCCCTCAAGGGCTGGAAAGAGATTGAGTACGAGGTGGTGCGGGACGCCTACGACAATTGTGTTGCGGTACGGGGGGACCCTGGGCTCAGGAGGGCTGGGGTTGTGGGGTTGGGATCTCCCACGGGACCCCAGCCCCATGGATTTCTCCCCCATCCATGGGGCGAGTTGCTGGTCACTGCACCACCTGAGCTGGATCCTCTGCTCCTGGGGGTTCTGGGGCTCCTGCTTAAGCCATTGCCATGCCAGGAGCCTCCTGGGGAGGCAAGGAGGGGTTGGGAGCCTGAAGGGGATCCAGACAGAGCATTTGGGATTGCTCACGGGTGGGATATGGAGTCCAGGCCTCCCTCAGCCTGTGGTGCCCCCCATGTTTCCAGGTGTGCAACATGGAGAACCTGGACCCGCTGGGCATCCACACGGGAGAGTCCATTGTGGTGGCACCCAGCCAGACCCTCAACGACACAGAGTACTTCCTGCTGCGCCGCACAGCTGTCAAGGTGGTTCGGCACCTGGGCATCGTCGGCGAGTGCAACATTCAGTTCGCCCTCAACCCAGAATCAGAGCAGGTGAGCATGCCACCACCTGCCCCTGGTTGTGGCCACCGGTGCCGTGCCGAGCACCGGCACCTGGTCTCGTGCTGCACATCCACATCCCGCACTGCTAACCCTGCTGCCCACAGTACTACATCATCGAGGTGAACGCCCGGCTCTCCCGCAGCTCCGCACTGGCCAGCAAAGCTACCGGCTACCCACTGGCCTACGTGGCTGCCAAGCTGGCCTTGGGCATCCCCCTGCCCATCCTCAGGTATCGGCACCACCGCGGCATGGGATCGGCACTGGCCTGGTGCTGCTGTGGCCGCTGAGTCCCGTTCCCTCACCAGGAACTCGGTCACCAACTCCACAACGGCCAACTTTGAGCCCAGCCTGGACTACTGTGTCGTGAAGATCCCCCGCTGGGACCTCAGCAAGTTCCTGCGCGTCAGCACCAAGATCGGCAGCTCCATGAAGAGCGTGGGTGAGTGTGATGCCGCCGGCAGTGTGGATGAGTGTGGGGTGGACGGGCAGTGCAGTGGGCATCACGGTGGGTGCCAGATCCGGCCGCTCACCACACCATCCGCAGGGGAGGTCATGGCCATCGGCAGGAACTTCGAGGAGGCTTTCCAGAAGGCGCTGAGGATGGTGGATGAAAACTGCGTTGGCTTTGACCACACGGTGAAGCCTGTGTCGGATGTGGTGAGCACTGGGGTCTGGGGTGAGGTCTGTGCTGGCAGTGCGGTCCTGGGGAGGTTCCTGGCCCCGCTCACCGCACTGgcctggcaggagctggagaCACCGACGGACAAGCGGATCTTTGTGCTGGCGGCTGCGCTGCGCGCCGGCTACTCCATAGAGCGGCTCTACGAGCTGACCAAGATCGACCGCTGGTTCCTGCACAAGATGAAGAATATCACGGACCATGCGGCACTGCTGGAGTCATACCGTGAGGAGCAGAGCACCATGCCGCCTGCCGTGCTCCAGCGCGCAAAGCAGCTCGGCTTCTCTGACAAGCAGGTGGCCCAGGCCGTGCTCAGGTAACGTTGGGTGGGGGCGGCCTCCTGCTGAGCCCCTGCCCCAGTCCTGGTGCTCACCATCCCACCGCAGCACCGAGCTGGCCGTGCGGAAGATGCGGCGTGACCTGCAGATCCTGCCGGTGGTGAAGCAGATCGACACGGTGGCAGCGGAGTGGCCGGCACAGACCAACTACCTGTATCTGACCTACAACGGTACCGAGCATGACCTGGCCTTCCACGAGCCCCACGTCATGGTCATTGGCTCCGGCGTCTACCGCATCGGCAGCAGCGTTGAGTTCGACTGGTGCGCTGTCGGCTGCATCCAAGAGCTGCGCAAGGTCAGCTGGGCCCTGGCACCAAATGGGGTGGGTGTTCCCAGCCAGAGGATGAGTCTGGGTGTCACCGGGGACCCTCAGCCTCACCATGTCCCACTGCCCCAGTAGATGGGCTTCAAGACGATCATGGTGAACTACAACCCGGAGACAGTGAGCACTGACTATGATATGTGTGACCGCCTCTACTTTGACGAGATCTCCTTTGAggtgagcagggctggggtcCTGAGCACCATGGGGCTGGGAGCGGCTGCAGTGGCCCCCTCACAGCCATTTCTCCATGGTGGCTCAGGTGGTTATGGACATCTACGAGCTGGAGAACCCTGAGGGTGTGATCCTGTCCATGGGCGGGCAGCTGCCCAACAACATAGCCATGGCCCTGCACCGGCAGCAGTGCCGCATCCTGGGCACCTCCCCAGAGGCCATTGACTCTGCTGAGAACCGCTTCAAGTTCTCCCGCCTGCTCGATTCCATCGGCATCAGCCAGCCGCTCTGGAAGGAACTCTCCGACATGGAggtgcggggccggggccggtGACTGGGCTGCCCTGGGGCTCCAGTGCTCGGTGCATGCCCTGAGCGTGCTGGCTTTCCCGCAGTCAGCCAAGCAGTTCTGCTGCAAGGTTGGGTACCCCTGCGTCGTGCGCCCCTCCTATGTGCTGAGCGGCGCCGCCATGAATGTCGCCTACTCGGACAGCGACCTGGAGAAGTTCCTGAGCAACGCCGTGGCCGTCTCCAAGGAGCAGCCCGTCGTCATCTCCAAGTTCATCCAGGAAGCCAAGGTCCATCCGGgaggctgctccagccccagggCATCCCTGCTCCCTGTGAGAGTCCCAGCCCCTGGTGCCAGTGACGGGCTGTGACTTTGTTCCTGCTCACAGGAGATCGACGTGGATGCAGTGGCCTGTGACGGCGTGGTGGTGGCCATCGCCATCTCGGAGCACGTGGAGAATGCTGGGGTGCACTCGGGCGATGCCACACTGGTGACGCCCCCCCAGGACATCACCCCTAAGACACTGGAGCGTATCAAGGCCATCGTCCATGCTGTcgggcaggagctgcaggtcACCGGGCCCTTCAACCTGCAGCTCATTGCCAAGGTACCCAATTGGGGGCCCACGCCAGACTGGCACGGTGCCGGCAGGAGGACATCTTGCGGTCCCCAGTGAGCCTGACACTGTCCACTTTCCCCCAGGATGACCAGCTGAAGGTGATCGAATGCAACGTCCGGGTCTCCCGCTCCTTCCCCTTTGTCTCCAAGACCCTGGGAGTGGACCTGGTGGCTTTGGCCACCCAGGTGATCATGGGCGAGGATGTGGAGCCTGTGGGGCTGATGACAGGCACGGGCATCGTGGGTGTCAAGGTGAATGCAGGTTGtgggggctgggctggggcacAAGGCCAGGCGGCCCCTGAACCCCCCGTGTCCTTCAGGTGCCCCAGTTCTCCTTCTCGCGCCTGGCAGGCGCTGATGTGGTGCTGGGTGTGGAGATGACCAGCACGGGTGAGGTGGCCTGCTTTGGCGAGAACCGCTGCGAGGCATACCTGAAGGCCATGCTCAGCACCGGCTTCAAGATCCCCAAGAAGAACATCCTGCTGACCATCGGCAGCTACAAGGTGCGTGGCGTGGGGGTTGGGGGTCAGGGTGGAGTCTGGGGTCCCCCGTCCGCTCACTGTCCAAACCTGGCATCGTTGCAGAACAAGAGTGAGCTGCTGCCCACAGTGCGGACCCTGGAAAGCCTCGGCTACAAGCTGTATGCCAGCCTGGGCACAGCTGACTTCTACACCGAGCATGGCATCAAGGTCGGGGCTGGGGGTCCCGGAGAGGCAGGGGCTGAGATCCCGCAGGGGACAAGGGCTGGGGTCCTACTGGGGGTCAGGGCTGGGGGTCCTGGAGGATCTGGAGGCTTGGAGGGTCAGGAAGGGCTGGGGGTTCTGGAGGATCTGAGGCCTTGGAGGGTCAGGAAGGGCTAGGGTCGCAGAGGGGCTAGGAATGGGGGTTCTGGAGGATCTGGGGGTTTGAAGGGGCTTGAAGGGCTGGGTctggggtcccagaggggttggggtgctgggggctgtGGTCACTGACAGTGCTGGTGCCACAGGTGATGGCTGTGGACTGGCATTTTGAGGAGGCGGATGGCAGCGAGGTGGGTACACGGGAGACACAGCGCAGCATCCTGGACTACCTGGCTGAGAACCACTTCGAGATGGTCATCAACCTCTCAATGCGCAACTCGGGCGGCCGCCGGCTCTCCTCCTTCGTCACCAAGGGCTACCGCACGCGGCGCCTGGCCGTTGACTACTCCGTGCCACTCATCATTGACATCAAGTGCACCAAGCTCTTCGTGGAGGTGGGCATGACCATggaggctgcaccttgaatcctgggttcagttctgtgCCTCTCACCCCAAGAAAGCCCTTGAGGGACTGGAGAccctggagaagggtctggagcccaggggttctgggagtggctgagggccctgggactgtttagcctggagaagaggaggctgaggggagacctcatcactctctgcagctccaggaaaggaggttggaatgAGCTGggtgctgtttttttctcccaagggatgagacaagaggaaacggcctcaagttgccccgggagaggtttagattggatactggGAGCAATAAAGGGATTGTcagtccctggcagaggctgcccgcGGCAGTGGCGGAGTCCACATCCCTGTAGGGGTTTAAATCCTTGTGGCCATAACACTTTGGGCCATGGTTTGGTTAGCACAGTGGGATCAGACTGACAggtggactggatgagcttggaggggttttccagcctcaatgattctgtgattttatgtgGGTGATAGCGAGAGCAAagcaggatggagaaggagagtCCAGCTGTGGGTGGTGTGGGATGGGCAATGCTGGGGTTGGGGAGAGGAGGTCGTTTATGGGGTGTGGCTTGGGCAGACACCCTCATCCCGGCCCCGTGCACCCCTGGGAGCCGGGTCCTGCCTCACAGCTGCCATCTCTGCAGGCGCTGGGCCAGATCGGGGCAGCCCCCCCACTGAAGATGCACGTGGACTGCATGACGTCCCAGAAACTCATCCGTCTGCCAGGTAGGTGGGAATGGGACCATGGTGGGGCCAGGGGCTCTGAGGGTGCAGCACTTAGTCGGGGCAGCActgggggctcagggggtgcAGCACAGAGTTGGGGAAGCACCGAAGCACCGGGAGCTGGGCCAGGGGCTGCCCCAGATTCCTCATGGCTGGAGGTCCTGTGCTGATGCTGCCATGTTCCGCAGGCCTCATAGATGTCCACGTCCACCTCCGTGAGCCAGGCGGCACCCACAAGGAGGACTTTGCATCAGGCACAGCGGCCGCACTGGCTGGCGGCATCACCATGGTGTGCTCCATGCCCAACACCAATCCCACCATCACTGACGCTGCCTCCTTTGCGCTGGCACAGAAGGTGGGGGGCTGCCCGGTGTGGTGCCCACGTCCTCTCCCCAAGTGCTATGGTGCCTCCTGGGGTCCAATCACTGCCTTGGCGTGGCACCCACTGCTTTTCATCCATAGCTTGCTGAGGCTGGTGCCCGCTGTGACTTCGCCCTCTTCCTGGGCGCTTCCTCGGAGAATGCTGGCTCATTGGGTGCCCTGGCCGGTGCAGCCGCGGGGCTCAAGATGTATCTGAATGACACCTTCTCCAGCCTGCGCATGGATGATGTGTCACTGTGGATGGAGGTGAGTGCAGCCAGCGGGGGCTGGCTTGGGGCTGGATTTGGCTCCTGGCACTGATGCCCACTGGCCCCATTCTCCCCCAGCACTTCGAGCACTGGCCGCGGCACCTGCCTGTGGTGGCCCATGCGGAGCGGCAGACGGTTGCCGCCATCCTGATGGTGGCCCAGCTGTACCAGCAGCCTGTGCACATCTGCCACGTGGCTCGCAAGGAGGAGGTGAGTGGTATGGGGGGCTGCGGACCCTGGTGTGGGGCACGGGGCCATTTGGAGCCACCCCTCACCCTTACCGTTCCTCCAGATCCTGCTCATCAAGGCTGCAAAGCAGAAGGGGATCCCAGTGACATGTGAAGTGGCCCCACATCACCTCTTCCTGTGCCGTGATGACGTGGGGCGCCTTGGGGAGGGCCGAGCGGCCGTGCGTCCGGAGCTGGGCACCCGCCAGGACCTGGAGGCGCTCTGGGAGAATATGGACACTATTGACTGCTTTGCCACAGACCACGGTGAGCCCTGGTGTGGGATGGCAGTGGGTCCCACAGTGACCTACTGAGAGCTGggattcagcctggagaacaggaggctccaggaagaccttagagtagcttccagtactgaaaggggctccaggatagctggggagggacttttgatcagggagtgcagggacacaatgagggggaacagtttgaagctgaggggagattgagatgagatctcaggaataaatgttttcctgtgagggtggggaggccctgggccaggttgcccagagaagtggtggctgccccattccttggggtgttgaaggccaggttggatggggctttgagcagcctgatccagtgggaggtgtccctgcctatggcacaagggttggaactggatgtgctttaagatcccttccaacccaaaccatcctatgattccatgCAGCACCCCACACActggaggagaagcagggaCCAGAGCCACCCCCTGGCTACCCTGGCCTGGAGAcactgctgccactgctgctgacAGCTGTGTCTGAGGGGCGGCTCTCGGTGGAGGACATAGTGCAACGCCTCTACGAGAACCCCCGAAAGATCTTTGGGCTTCCAGCACAAGAGGACACTTATGTGGAGGTGAGTCCAGGCCCCGCAAACCCTGCGTCCAGCCCGGatccagccccatccctggcccAGGGGGCTCCCTCTGACCTGGTGTCATGGCAGGTGGACCTGGAGCACGAGTGGGTCATTCCCAGCCACACAGCCTTCTCCAAGGCCGGCTGGACACCCTTCGAGGGGATGAAGGTGAAGGGCACGGTGCGGAGGGTGGTTCTACGCGGGGAAGTTGCCTATATCGACGGGCAGGTAAGGCCCCAGGTCCTCTACCCCTTTCATCCAGAGGTCCCCCCACATTTCTGGGGTCCACCAGCACTGACTTCATCACTCCCATGGCTGCAGGTGCTGGTGCCCCCCGGCTATGGGCAGGATGTGAAGAAATGGCCCTCAGCTTCTGTGCTGGCACCACACGTGGCCCCAGCCAAGGAGACGGTGAAGGTACCAGAGTgcatggggctgggagggggcatCCCTGCCCCGCCCTGGCTccagctcagcctctccttgcagACCCCCGAGCGGCCCCGGCATGTGGTGGCCAGCGAGACGCTGCGCGGCCGAGCCTCCAGCCCACGCCGGGTTGGCACTGTGGGTGATGGGCGCTTCCACCTCCCACCCCGCATCCACCATGCCTCCGACCCCGGGCTGCCAGGTTAGGGGGGTGCACGGCGCAGCACAGCCAAGCACAGGGGGTGGGCAGCAGAGTGGGCAGCGAGCGTGCCGGGGCTGGGGCCGCGACGTGGCGGCCCCGCTGACGCCGGCCCTTGTGTCCTGTTCAGCGTTCCAGAGGCTGGGAGCCACGCACCGCCCGGGCGCCCGAGGCACCGGTAATGTCGTGGGGACACTCACGCAATGAGTCGCGGCCGTACTAATGGCACCAACCGCAGCCAATGAGTGCATCCCCTCCCCCAGGTGCCACGCTGGCCCAGGGCTGCATGTGCTGGCCCGGCATGGGCACCATTCCACACCCGGCACTGGTACAGGGCACAGCGGCACCCATCTGCTCGCTTTGGCCCCAGCCTGCACGGCACCTCGGGGACCCCTCACCTGCCAATGTGATTGGGGTTGCGTCTAATTGGGGTCTGTGGGGTGCACGGGGAGTGATGCactggggcttggagctccaGTCTCAGTGTGCCCATGGCCCTGGCATTCCTGTCTCTGGGTGCCTGTGATCCTGATGCTCCTATCTCTGGTTGGTCATAGTCCCGGTGCTTCAGTCTCGGGGTGGTTGTGGCACCGGCACTCCTCTCTCAGGGTGCCTGTGGTCCTGGTGCTCCA harbors:
- the CAD gene encoding CAD protein isoform X1 — protein: MGRLVLQDGTVLRGRPFGAAGAAAGEVVFQTGMVGYPEALTDPSYEAQILVLTYPLVGNYGVPRDETDPFGLSRWFESSRIHVAALVVGECSETPSHWSASRSLDQWLKEHNIPGLQGIDTRALTKKLREEGSLLGKLLPDGTPESSVPFEDPNTRHLVQEVSLKSPRVFNPGGSLRVTALDCGLKSNQVRCLCQRGATVTVVPWDHVLDPIDFDALFVSNGPGDPQLCEATVSRLRRVLDAPQPKPVFGICLGHQLLALAIGARTYKMKYGNRGHNQPCLHEESRRCFMTAQNHGFAVEASSLPRGWAPLFTNANDGSNEGIVHEHRPFFSVQFHPEHRAGPTDLEGLFDVFIETARDLRSGDGSGRTVRERLHAWLTHGAAPARDLDVARPRKVLILGSGGLSIGQAGEFDYSGSQAIKALKEEHVQTVLINPNIATVQTSKGLADRVYFLPITPQYVTQVIRNERPDGVLLTFGGQTALNCGVELQKAGVLERYNVRVLGTPVASIEMTEDRKVFVEKMEEIGEHVAPSEAAASLEQALAAAERLGYPVLVRSAYALGGLGSGFASNREELVALVSQAFAHTSQVLVDKSLKGWKEIEYEVVRDAYDNCVAVCNMENLDPLGIHTGESIVVAPSQTLNDTEYFLLRRTAVKVVRHLGIVGECNIQFALNPESEQYYIIEVNARLSRSSALASKATGYPLAYVAAKLALGIPLPILRNSVTNSTTANFEPSLDYCVVKIPRWDLSKFLRVSTKIGSSMKSVGEVMAIGRNFEEAFQKALRMVDENCVGFDHTVKPVSDVVSTGVWGEVCAGSAVLGRFLAPLTALAWQELETPTDKRIFVLAAALRAGYSIERLYELTKIDRWFLHKMKNITDHAALLESYREEQSTMPPAVLQRAKQLGFSDKQVAQAVLSTELAVRKMRRDLQILPVVKQIDTVAAEWPAQTNYLYLTYNGTEHDLAFHEPHVMVIGSGVYRIGSSVEFDWCAVGCIQELRKMGFKTIMVNYNPETVSTDYDMCDRLYFDEISFEVVMDIYELENPEGVILSMGGQLPNNIAMALHRQQCRILGTSPEAIDSAENRFKFSRLLDSIGISQPLWKELSDMESAKQFCCKVGYPCVVRPSYVLSGAAMNVAYSDSDLEKFLSNAVAVSKEQPVVISKFIQEAKEIDVDAVACDGVVVAIAISEHVENAGVHSGDATLVTPPQDITPKTLERIKAIVHAVGQELQVTGPFNLQLIAKDDQLKVIECNVRVSRSFPFVSKTLGVDLVALATQVIMGEDVEPVGLMTGTGIVGVKVPQFSFSRLAGADVVLGVEMTSTGEVACFGENRCEAYLKAMLSTGFKIPKKNILLTIGSYKNKSELLPTVRTLESLGYKLYASLGTADFYTEHGIKVMAVDWHFEEADGSEVGTRETQRSILDYLAENHFEMVINLSMRNSGGRRLSSFVTKGYRTRRLAVDYSVPLIIDIKCTKLFVEALGQIGAAPPLKMHVDCMTSQKLIRLPGLIDVHVHLREPGGTHKEDFASGTAAALAGGITMVCSMPNTNPTITDAASFALAQKLAEAGARCDFALFLGASSENAGSLGALAGAAAGLKMYLNDTFSSLRMDDVSLWMEHFEHWPRHLPVVAHAERQTVAAILMVAQLYQQPVHICHVARKEEILLIKAAKQKGIPVTCEVAPHHLFLCRDDVGRLGEGRAAVRPELGTRQDLEALWENMDTIDCFATDHAPHTLEEKQGPEPPPGYPGLETLLPLLLTAVSEGRLSVEDIVQRLYENPRKIFGLPAQEDTYVEVDLEHEWVIPSHTAFSKAGWTPFEGMKVKGTVRRVVLRGEVAYIDGQVLVPPGYGQDVKKWPSASVLAPHVAPAKETVKTPERPRHVVASETLRGRASSPRRVGTVGDGRFHLPPRIHHASDPGLPAFQRLGATHRPGARGTAEDTRDKAGRKAAEADPAAIQDGYSYPLGPLPRQASPQRTPHFQTSPLLHPLVGQHVLSAQQFSKEQMSHLFNVAHTLRMLVQKERSLDILKGKVMASMFYEVSTRTSSSFAAAMSRLGGSVLTFSEATSSVQKGESLADSVQTMCCYADVLVLRHPQPGAVELAAKHCRKPVINAGDGVGEHPTQALLDIFTIREELGTVNGMTITMVGDLKHGRTVHSLARLLTQYRVNLRYVTPPGLQMPPDITAFVASKGIEQEEFGSIEEALPDTDVLYMTRIQKERFRLAEEYEACFGQFILTPHIMTRAKEKMVVMHPLPRVNEISAAVDSDPRAAYFRQAENGMYIRMALLATVLGRF
- the CAD gene encoding CAD protein isoform X3 — its product is MGRLVLQDGTVLRGRPFGAAGAAAGEVVFQTGMVGYPEALTDPSYEAQILVLTYPLVGNYGVPRDETDPFGLSRWFESSRIHVAALVVGECSETPSHWSASRSLDQWLKEHNIPGLQGIDTRALTKKLREEGSLLGKLLPDGTPESSVPFEDPNTRHLVQEVSLKSPRVFNPGGSLRVTALDCGLKSNQVRCLCQRGATVTVVPWDHVLDPIDFDALFVSNGPGDPQLCEATVSRLRRVLDAPQPKPVFGICLGHQLLALAIGARTYKMKYGNRGHNQPCLHEESRRCFMTAQNHGFAVEASSLPRGWAPLFTNANDGSNEGIVHEHRPFFSVQFHPEHRAGPTDLEGLFDVFIETARDLRSGDGSGRTVRERLHAWLTHGAAPARDLDVARPRKVLILGSGGLSIGQAGEFDYSGSQAIKALKEEHVQTVLINPNIATVQTSKGLADRVYFLPITPQYVTQVIRNERPDGVLLTFGGQTALNCGVELQKAGVLERYNVRVLGTPVASIEMTEDRKVFVEKMEEIGEHVAPSEAAASLEQALAAAERLGYPVLVRSAYALGGLGSGFASNREELVALVSQAFAHTSQVLVDKSLKGWKEIEYEVVRDAYDNCVAVCNMENLDPLGIHTGESIVVAPSQTLNDTEYFLLRRTAVKVVRHLGIVGECNIQFALNPESEQYYIIEVNARLSRSSALASKATGYPLAYVAAKLALGIPLPILRNSVTNSTTANFEPSLDYCVVKIPRWDLSKFLRVSTKIGSSMKSVGEVMAIGRNFEEAFQKALRMVDENCVGFDHTVKPVSDVELETPTDKRIFVLAAALRAGYSIERLYELTKIDRWFLHKMKNITDHAALLESYREEQSTMPPAVLQRAKQLGFSDKQVAQAVLSTELAVRKMRRDLQILPVVKQIDTVAAEWPAQTNYLYLTYNGTEHDLAFHEPHVMVIGSGVYRIGSSVEFDWCAVGCIQELRKMGFKTIMVNYNPETVSTDYDMCDRLYFDEISFEVVMDIYELENPEGVILSMGGQLPNNIAMALHRQQCRILGTSPEAIDSAENRFKFSRLLDSIGISQPLWKELSDMESAKQFCCKVGYPCVVRPSYVLSGAAMNVAYSDSDLEKFLSNAVAVSKEQPVVISKFIQEAKEIDVDAVACDGVVVAIAISEHVENAGVHSGDATLVTPPQDITPKTLERIKAIVHAVGQELQVTGPFNLQLIAKDDQLKVIECNVRVSRSFPFVSKTLGVDLVALATQVIMGEDVEPVGLMTGTGIVGVKVPQFSFSRLAGADVVLGVEMTSTGEVACFGENRCEAYLKAMLSTGFKIPKKNILLTIGSYKNKSELLPTVRTLESLGYKLYASLGTADFYTEHGIKVMAVDWHFEEADGSEVGTRETQRSILDYLAENHFEMVINLSMRNSGGRRLSSFVTKGYRTRRLAVDYSVPLIIDIKCTKLFVEALGQIGAAPPLKMHVDCMTSQKLIRLPGLIDVHVHLREPGGTHKEDFASGTAAALAGGITMVCSMPNTNPTITDAASFALAQKLAEAGARCDFALFLGASSENAGSLGALAGAAAGLKMYLNDTFSSLRMDDVSLWMEHFEHWPRHLPVVAHAERQTVAAILMVAQLYQQPVHICHVARKEEILLIKAAKQKGIPVTCEVAPHHLFLCRDDVGRLGEGRAAVRPELGTRQDLEALWENMDTIDCFATDHAPHTLEEKQGPEPPPGYPGLETLLPLLLTAVSEGRLSVEDIVQRLYENPRKIFGLPAQEDTYVEVDLEHEWVIPSHTAFSKAGWTPFEGMKVKGTVRRVVLRGEVAYIDGQVLVPPGYGQDVKKWPSASVLAPHVAPAKETVKTPERPRHVVASETLRGRASSPRRVGTVGDGRFHLPPRIHHASDPGLPAFQRLGATHRPGARGTAEDTRDKAGRKAAEADPAAIQDGYSYPLGPLPRQASPQRTPHFQTSPLLHPLVGQHVLSAQQFSKEQMSHLFNVAHTLRMLVQKERSLDILKGKVMASMFYEVSTRTSSSFAAAMSRLGGSVLTFSEATSSVQKGESLADSVQTMCCYADVLVLRHPQPGAVELAAKHCRKPVINAGDGVGEHPTQALLDIFTIREELGTVNGMTITMVGDLKHGRTVHSLARLLTQYRVNLRYVTPPGLQMPPDITAFVASKGIEQEEFGSIEEALPDTDVLYMTRIQKERFRLAEEYEACFGQFILTPHIMTRAKEKMVVMHPLPRVNEISAAVDSDPRAAYFRQAENGMYIRMALLATVLGRF